In Pogoniulus pusillus isolate bPogPus1 chromosome 2, bPogPus1.pri, whole genome shotgun sequence, the following are encoded in one genomic region:
- the NDUFA10 gene encoding NADH dehydrogenase [ubiquinone] 1 alpha subcomplex subunit 10, mitochondrial: MSLWVGRLGPAAAAAARGHLRSAVVPAARIHVSPERNLEYGWLAYMLGERTTKKFTEYSKVFTVEGNLSSGKGKLAQKIAEKLGMKYFPEADIHYLNTISGDGSQLPEKFNGFCNLERFYNDPKCADGHSYRLQAWLFGNRVLQYADALEHLLATGQGVVMERSPYSDFVFLDAMFKQGYIHKRCLDHYKEIKEISICEFLPPHLVIYVDVPVPEVQKRIQEKGEPYEKKVSPLYLQDIEDAYKKTFLPEISETTEILQYTGSEAEDIEKVIEDIEYLKFDKGPWLEQDDVAFHNLRLYVQDKRKVVDPVAIPRFIPEITIGGSEYDKIYYEYRSLPGRNYRQGYNAEVGDKWIWLK; this comes from the exons ATGTCCTTGTGGGTGGGCAGGCTCGGTCCGGCTGCGGCCGCCGCCGCTCGGGGTCATCTGAGGAGTGCCGTCGTGCCGGCG gcAAGAATTCATGTTAGCCCTGAGCGGAATTTGGAGTATGGTTGGTTGGCTTATATGTTGGGAGAAAGAACTACGAAAAAGTTCACTGAATACAGCAAAGTCTTCACAGTGGAGGGGAACTTATCCTCTGGGAAGGGCAAGCTTGCACAAAAAATAGCAGAAAAACTAG GAATGAAGTATTTCCCAGAAGCAGACATCCATTATCTAAATACAATCTCGGGAGATGGATCACAGCTGCCTGAGAAATTTAATGGTTTCTGTAACCTTGAGAGGTTTTACAATGATCCGAAATGTGCTGATGGACATTCTTATCGACTGCAGGCTTGGCTGTTTGGCAACCGTGTTTTACAGTACGCTGATGCTTTGGAGCATCTGCTGGCTACAG GACAAGGCGTGGTGATGGAGCGCTCTCCCTACAGTGACTTTGTGTTTCTGGATGCAATGTTTAAACAAGGCTATATCCACAAACGCT GTCTTGATCACTACAAGGAGATCAAAGAGATCAGCATTTGTGAATTCTTGCCACCGCATTTGGTTATCTATGTAGATGTACCTGTCCCAGAGGTACAGAAGAGGAttcaagagaaaggagag cCTTATGAGAAAAAGGTGTCTCCCTTGTATCTACAGGACATTGAGGATGCTTACAAGAAAACCTTCTTGCCGGAGATCAG tgagacCACTGAAATTCTGCAGTACACAGGATCTGAGGCAGAGGACATAGAGAAG GTAATCGAAGACATTGAGTACCTGAAGTTCGACAAGGGGCCATGGCTGGAGCAGGATGATGTTGCTTTCCATAATTTGAGGCTGTA TGTCCAGGACAAACGTAAAGTGGTGGATCCTGTGGCCATCCCTCGCTTCATTCCAGAAATCACAATTGGAGGCAGTGAATATGATAAAATCTACTACGAATATCGATCG